A stretch of the Gossypium hirsutum isolate 1008001.06 chromosome D07, Gossypium_hirsutum_v2.1, whole genome shotgun sequence genome encodes the following:
- the LOC107952733 gene encoding LOW QUALITY PROTEIN: auxin-responsive protein IAA11 (The sequence of the model RefSeq protein was modified relative to this genomic sequence to represent the inferred CDS: inserted 2 bases in 1 codon), translated as MQGGGGGSESGSMSTVSREDNMVMSSEDSSCPDESELELGLGLSLGGFKMHQVSRGGHYARILTAKDFPSVISASSSPSSSSSSSSSSSSSSSSSSSSLRRANVTAGTKRNADSVAAANSSSQVVGWPPIRAYRMNSMVNQAKNQATEGFNSTMENHKSETSTVEKGTTGISSYQNSGNAKLRKSLFVKVNMDGIPIGRKVDMNAHESYEKLAKTLEDMFLKTTPNVNPAGLRALKLGMMNKLTXSSKLLNGSSDFVLTYEDKEGDWMLVGDVPWKVFLSSVKRLRIMRTSEATGLAPRLHERNCQRQRSKHI; from the exons ATGCAAGGAGGTGGTGGTGGTTCTGAAAGTGGGTCTATGTCTACAGTTTCAAGGGAGGACAACATGGTGATGTCCTCTGAGGATTCTTCATGCCCTGATGAGTCTGAGTTGGAGTTGGGTCTTGGTTTGAGCCTTGGTGGTTTTAAGATGCACCAAGTCTCAAGAGGTGGTCATTATGCTAGGATTTTGACTGCTAAGGATTTCCCTTCTGTCATTTCTGCTTCTTCATcaccttcatcatcatcatcatcatcttcttcttcttcttcttcttcttcttcttcttcttcttctttaaggAGGGCTAATGTCACAGCTGGGACCAAGAGGAATGCTGATTCTGTGGCTGCTGCTAATTCCTCTAG TCAAGTCGTGGGATGGCCTCCGATCAGAGCTTATAGGATGAATAGCATGGTTAACCAAGCAAAAAACCAGGCCACCGAAGGATTTAACTCAACAATGGAGAACCATAAAAGTGAGACCTCTACTGTTGAGAAGGGTACTACTGGCATTAGCAGCTACCAGAATAGTGGCAATGCTAAACTCAGAAAATCCCTGTTTGTGAAGGTGAACATGGATGGAATTCCAATTGGAAGAAAGGTTGATATGAATGCCCATGAATCCTATGAAAAGTTGGCAAAAACTTTGGAAGATATGTTTCTGAAAACCACTCCGAATGTCAATCCAGCAG GATTAAGGGCTCTAAAGCTTGGTATGATGAACAAACTAAC ATCCTCAAAACTGCTGAATGGATCATCTGATTTTGTGCTCACTTACGAGGACAAGGAGGGGGACTGGATGCTTGTTGGGGATGTTCCTTGGAA GGTGTTCCTTAGCTCCGTGAAGAGGCTTAGAATCATGAGGACATCCGAGGCTACTGGATTGG CTCCACGATTGCACGAGAGGAACTGCCAGAGACAAAGAAGCAAGCACATCTAG
- the LOC107952732 gene encoding MDIS1-interacting receptor like kinase 1 — protein MIMAVCKKNNIMQLKFHLFLFLLLFLWGTTAKSENSNLNEEALALLSIKAGFIDPLDRLHDWRLPANVGLKDSAQCNWTGVWCNTDGSVEKLDLSHMNLSGRVSDDIQRLKSLTSLNLSCNQLSSVLPISVSNLTSLNSIDVSQNLFTGSFPAGLGRASGLTLLNASSNNFSGILPEDLGNATSLEILDLRGSFFQGSIPKSFKSLQKLRFLGLSGNNLTGYIPGELGQLSSVETIILGYNGFEGGIPMEFGNLTNLKYLDLAVGNLSGEIPVELGRLQVSETVFLYKNNLEGKIPSSIGNITSLQLLDLSDNHLSGEIPAEIAELKDLKLLNLMCNRFSGSVPAGLGGLTQLQVLELWNNSFSGPLPVDLGKNSPLQWLDISSNSFSGEIPATLCDGGNLTKLILFNNAFSGPVPVSLSDCPSLVRVRMHNNHLSGSIPVGLGKLGSLERLELANNSLTGEIPDDIASSTSLSFIDVSSNRLRSSLPSSIFSIPCLQSFIASNNSLVGEIPDQFQDCLSLSVLELSTNHFTGSIPASVASCEKLVTVNLSNNQLTGNIPKSISMMPTLAVLDLSNNSLTGGIPDNFGTSPALEMLNISYNKLEGPVPANGVLRTINPNDLVGNPGLCGGVLPPCNRYSPMSSRQRSLRAKHIVAGWLIGISSILAAGILFIGGRLLYKNWYLNSNYFERRFGAGNGEWPWRLMAFQRLDFTASDILACIKESNVVGMGATGVVYKAEMPQVNTTVAIKKLWKSGTDIETGNSDDFIGEVNLLGKLRHRNIVRLLGFLHNDTSMMIVYEFMQNGSLGEALHGKQAGRLLVDWISRYNIALGVAQGLAYLHHDCHPPVIHRDIKSNNILLDANLEARIADFGLARMMVRKNETVSMVAGSYGYIAPEYGYTLKVDEKIDIYSFGVVLLELLTGKKPLDPEFRESVDIVEWIRRKVRDNKSLEEALDPNLGNCRYIQEETLLVARIALLCTAKLPKDRPSMRDVITMLAEAKPRRKSSSNNGGNASNKETPVFSTSPVNGHV, from the exons ATGATTATGGCAGTTTGTAAGAAGAACAATATTATGCAGTTGAAATTccatttgtttttgtttctgttGTTGTTCTTATGGGGCACCACCGCTAAGTCTGAAAACTCCAACCTGAATGAGGAAGCATTGGCTTTACTGTCGATTAAAGCTGGTTTCATTGATCCATTGGATAGGCTCCATGATTGGAGGTTGCCTGCAAATGTGGGTCTCAAGGATTCTGCTCAATGTAACTGGACTGGTGTATGGTGCAACACTGATGGGTCAGTTGAGAAGCTTGATCTTTCCCATATGAACCTCAGTGGACGAGTTTCAGATGATATTCAACGCCTTAAAAGCCTTACATCTCTCAACTTGTCCTGCAATCAACTGTCGTCGGTTTTGCCCATATCTGTTTCCAATCTCACCTCACTCAACAGCATTGATGTGAGCCAAAATCTATTCACTGGGAGCTTTCCTGCCGGTCTCGGAAGGGCTTCCGGACTGACTTTGTTGAATGCTTCAAGCAACAACTTCTCAGGGATTCTCCCTGAGGATCTTGGCAATGCTACTTCATTGGAGATTCTAGACCTGAGAGGAAGTTTCTTCCAGGGTTCTATTCCTAAGTCTTTCAAGAGCTTGCAGAAGCTGAGATTTCTTGGTCTTTCAGGAAATAATCTCACTGGTTACATACCAGGAGAGCTGGGGCAGCTTTCATCAGTGGAGACTATAATTCTGGGGTATAATGGATTTGAAGGTGGGATACCAATGGAGTTTGGTAACCTTACAAACCTAAAGTATCTGGATTTAGCAGTTGGCAACCTTAGTGGTGAGATTCCTGTTGAACTAGGGAGGCTCCAAGTATCAGAAACCGTTTTCTTGTATAAGAACAATTTGGAAGGCAAGATTCCATCATCCATTGGCAACATCACTTCGTTGCAGCTTCTTGATTTGTCTGATAATCATTTATCTGGTGAAATTCCTGCTGAGATTGCTGAGCTTAAGGATTTGAAGCTCTTGAACTTGATGTGCAATCGATTTTCAGGCTCGGTTCCGGCTGGACTTGGAGGGTTGACACAATTGCAGGTGCTCGAGTTGTGGAACAATTCTTTTTCAGGGCCATTACCGGTTGATCTTGGCAAGAATTCACCATTGCAGTGGTTGGACATATCGTCAAATTCGTTCTCGGGTGAAATCCCGGCAACCTTGTGCGATGGAGGCAATCTCACCAAGCTCATTCTATTCAACAATGCTTTCTCAGGTCCAGTGCCAGTCAGCTTATCGGATTGTCCGTCACTTGTTCGAGTCAGAATGCATAATAATCATTTATCGGGGTCCATTCCTGTTGGACTCGGCAAACTTGGGAGTCTTGAGAGGTTAGAATTGGCAAATAACAGTCTCACTGGTGAAATCCCTGATGATATTGCTTCTTCTACATCACTTTCTTTTATCGATGTTTCGAGTAATCGCCTTCGATCTTCTCTCCCTTCTAGCATTTTTTCGATCCCGTGTTTGCAATCTTTTATTGCCTCGAACAATAGCTTAGTTGGTGAAATCCCAGATCAGTTTCAAGATTGCCTTTCACTTTCTGTGCTAGAGCTCTCAACAAATCATTTTACAGGAAGTATACCAGCTAGCGTTGCTTCATGTGAGAAATTAGTTACTGTAAATCTGAGCAATAATCAATTGACCGGCAATATTCCAAAATCGATTTCTATGATGCCGACATTGGCTGTTCTTGATTTATCTAACAACTCTCTAACAGGAGGAATACCTGATAATTTTGGAACTTCTCCAGCTCTAGAAATGCTCAATATTTCATACAACAAACTAGAGGGTCCCGTCCCTGCAAATGGTGTGCTAAGAACAATCAATCCCAATGACCTTGTTGGCAATCCCGGCCTCTGTGGTGGTGTTCTCCCTCCATGTAACAGATATTCACCGATGTCATCGAGGCAGAGAAGCTTGCGAGCAAAGCATATTGTTGCAGGGTGGCTCATTGGGATCTCATCAATTTTAGCAGCTGGAATTTTATTTATCGGTGGGCGGTTGCTGTATAAAAACTGGTACTTGAACAGCAATTACTTTGAACGAAGGTTTGGAGCAGGCAATGGAGAATGGCCATGGAGATTAATGGCATTTCAAAGACTGGATTTCACAGCTTCCGACATCTTAGCCTGTATTAAAGAATCAAACGTGGTCGGAATGGGAGCCACTGGTGTTGTATACAAAGCTGAGATGCCGCAGGTGAACACAACTGTAGCAATTAAAAAGTTATGGAAATCAGGAACCGACATCGAGACAGGAAACAGTGATGATTTCATCGGAGAAGTGAATCTCTTGGGGAAGCTAAGGCATCGAAATATAGTTCGGTTATTGGGATTTCTTCACAATGACACTAGCATGATGATAGTGTACGAGTTTATGCAAAATGGCAGCTTAGGAGAAGCCTTGCATGGCAAGCAAGCCGGTAGGTTGTTAGTAGATTGGATTTCACGGTATAACATAGCACTCGGAGTTGCACAAGGGCTTGCTTACCTCCACCATGATTGTCATCCGCCAGTTATACATCGAGACATCAAGTCCAACAACATACTGCTCGATGCAAACCTTGAGGCAAGAATTGCGGATTTCGGTTTGGCAAGGATGATGGTGAGAAAGAATGAAACAGTCTCAATGGTGGCAGGGTCTTATGGATACATAGCTCCTG AGTATGGTTACACCTTGAAAGTTGATGAAAAGATTGACATTTACAGCTTTGGGGTGGTTTTACTGGAACTTCTCACTGGAAAGAAGCCTTTAGACCCGGAGTTCAGAGAATCCGTAGACATAGTGGAATGGATCCGGAGAAAAGTTAGAGATAACAAAAGTTTAGAAGAGGCATTAGATCCCAATTTAGGAAACTGTAGGTACATTCAAGAAGAGACACTATTAGTTGCTAGGATAGCACTTCTTTGCACTGCCAAGCTCCCCAAAGACAGACCATCCATGAGGGATGTAATTACAATGCTTGCGGAGGCAAAGCCCCGAAGAAAAAGCAGTAGCAACAACGGCGGAAATGCATCTAACAAAGAAACCCCCGTGTTTAGCACGTCACCTGTAAATGGCCACGTTTAG